The genome window GCAACGGTTAACGCCGCAAAACCAAGATTCGCCAAGGTGATATGCATGATGAGTAATCCATGTACTGTTTGCCAGTTATGCAGGGATATCTCTCCGGCCGTAAACCACAGGCGGTTTAATACCGTAACGGAAAAACCTACAACATTCAGCAATAAAATCACAAATTCAGAACGCTGGATACGAGTCATGACAAGAGACATCAGCACAATACTGAATGAAAATATAAACAAAAAATCAAAGGTGGTGTAGATTGGAAAATGTCCTTCAGTCCACATGCGCAAAATGACATGTGTGACCTGAAGTCCCCAAACAACGACAAGAAACCCTGTGCCTGTCCGCTTCGCCCCCGCATTGCGTCGAATGCAGTCCGAGAAATAGAACAGTAGGCTCAGGGCATACATATAGATTAAAGCTTCATAGACTTGTTCAGCAACGGTCAAGCTGCCCACCCGCCTTATACGCCTGCCGGAGCATAAGCCGGCACGGGGTCTTGCCGGTTTTCGTTAAGGTGAGCGGCTGGTTTAGCCAGAGCTGTGGCGTCACTCTGACTCACTTTTTCAGCGGCCATCTCCACTGCATTTTCCAAAGCGAAAATCTGAGTAAACATGCGCAGAGCTTCATCACCTTGCTTCGTTCCTGCCATTTCCTTAATCCGATTAATCGGATCTGTCGTCATTTGATTCACAATACTCTTGGTCAAACGACGAATGACTTTACGCTGATGTTCATCAAGCTCAGGCAGTTTATTAAACAGGCTATCCATCGTTTCTTCATGAATGGAGACACCTTTTTCCTGCAAAGCGCGAATAACGGGACGAACACCCAACGTTTTGAGCCAATGGTAATAATCTTCCATCTCAAGCTCAATCATTCTCTCAATCTTGGCAGCTTCCACCTTACGCATCTCCAGGTTGCTCTCCACGATTCCTTCCAGATCATCAATGTCATAGAGATATACGTTGGATAACTCAGCAATCGCCGGATCAATATCCCGTGGAACCGCAATATCAATCAGGAACAATGGACGGGATTGACGACGCTTCATGCTCTCCCGTACCACTGCCGCATCCATGACATAACGTTCAGCTCCAGTAGAACTAATCACAATGTCCACTTCATTAAGACGATCTAATGCTTGTTCCATCGTACAAGGTGTGCCCCGGAACTTGGCTGCCAACTCTTCGGCTCTTGCGAGCGTACGATTTGCCACGATGACTTCGGATGCCCCGTTGGCATAGAGATGTTTCACGGTTAGTTCACTCATCTTGCCGGCACCCAATATGAGCACCTTCTTATCTGTGAACATGCCAAAAATCCTCTTACCAAGCTCAACAGCAGCATAACTGACAGATACGGCGCTCTCCCCGATGGAGGTCTCCGAATGGGCCCGTTTGCCCAGTGTAACTGCCTGTTTGAACAGCATATTAAACCAGGTACCTGTTGATTTCTCTTCCTGAGCTTTAAGAAAAGCCTGTTTCACCTGTCCAAGTATCTGAGTCTCACCAATGACCATGGAATCAAGTCCGCAGATCACACGGAACAAATGGCGCATGGCTTGGTCATCTTCATATATATATAAGTGTTGCGTAAATTCTTCCCGTGGTACATTAAACCATTGTTCCATGAATGTTCGAATAAAATAACCACACATGTGAAGACGGTCCACCACAACATACAACTCGGTACGGTTACATGTGGCTACGATTACACCTTCCAATACACTCTTGGTCAGCTTGAGCTGCTGCAGCGCTTCAGACAAGTCCTTTTCTGCAAATGTGAATCGTTCCCTAACCTCTACAGGCGCCGTGCGATAATTCAAACCAACGACAACGATGTGCATTGCAAGTTCACCTGCCTAATAAATTTCCAATCAAAGTGCTTACTGCATATGTCTATCCATTTATGATTGACATGGTTAATTATATCACACATCATAGCCGTGACCGGGTCATTTTTATGAAATGTTTATGAAATCCCCATGTTCATCATCATATGCACTGTCATTTATTGTAGTGTCTCACCAAAGTTCCCCGTTATGCGTTAAAAAGTGTCGATTATGAATATTCATAATGATATGGACATTTAAAACAAATAGCCATGGAATAATTCCATGGCTATTAAAGTTTGGGAGGTTATGCGTCCATCCCGATATGTGAACATTGTGTATGCAATATACTATTTATTTAAACCCATTCTGAATGTTTGTTCATCTCTGGTGTTTCAACTTGCAATTCGCCCAATCCACGTACCAGCTTCTTTGCATACGTTTTTTCCGGCTTTAATACGGATACCAGGTAGTCAATGGCCAACTGTGGGTCAACGGTATCCCCGCAAGTGTAACAATCAATTGCTGCAAAACCTCTCTCAGGATACGTATGAATGGAGAGGTGACTCTCCGACAAGAGTACAAGAACGGTCGCTCCCTGTGGGTCAAACTGCTTGGACTGCACGGACATTACTGTCGCACCACATGCCTCCGCTGCTTCAACCATTTGGGCTTGCAAGTACTCCGCATTGTTCAGTAGATTAAAGTCGACACCCCAAGTATCAACAGCAACGTGTCTTCCGAAAGTTGAATATTCCACCCTTCGGTTCCCCCTTCCTAGGAATAAAAT of Paenibacillus sp. FSL R5-0517 contains these proteins:
- the hemA gene encoding glutamyl-tRNA reductase, whose amino-acid sequence is MHIVVVGLNYRTAPVEVRERFTFAEKDLSEALQQLKLTKSVLEGVIVATCNRTELYVVVDRLHMCGYFIRTFMEQWFNVPREEFTQHLYIYEDDQAMRHLFRVICGLDSMVIGETQILGQVKQAFLKAQEEKSTGTWFNMLFKQAVTLGKRAHSETSIGESAVSVSYAAVELGKRIFGMFTDKKVLILGAGKMSELTVKHLYANGASEVIVANRTLARAEELAAKFRGTPCTMEQALDRLNEVDIVISSTGAERYVMDAAVVRESMKRRQSRPLFLIDIAVPRDIDPAIAELSNVYLYDIDDLEGIVESNLEMRKVEAAKIERMIELEMEDYYHWLKTLGVRPVIRALQEKGVSIHEETMDSLFNKLPELDEHQRKVIRRLTKSIVNQMTTDPINRIKEMAGTKQGDEALRMFTQIFALENAVEMAAEKVSQSDATALAKPAAHLNENRQDPVPAYAPAGV
- the ccsA gene encoding cytochrome c biogenesis protein CcsA; this encodes MYALSLLFYFSDCIRRNAGAKRTGTGFLVVVWGLQVTHVILRMWTEGHFPIYTTFDFLFIFSFSIVLMSLVMTRIQRSEFVILLLNVVGFSVTVLNRLWFTAGEISLHNWQTVHGLLIMHITLANLGFAALTVATVFALLYLFLHHKLKKKKWNDTMRRLPSLEVIGKYMDGATLIGTPLLGVSVMLAVLSIVAERRWILLLDLKVIATGLAIAIYVGYFVFKRRKQFSTIIMARWTLIGYGLVIVSFLSNAYSAFHRWTGE
- the speD gene encoding adenosylmethionine decarboxylase, encoding MEYSTFGRHVAVDTWGVDFNLLNNAEYLQAQMVEAAEACGATVMSVQSKQFDPQGATVLVLLSESHLSIHTYPERGFAAIDCYTCGDTVDPQLAIDYLVSVLKPEKTYAKKLVRGLGELQVETPEMNKHSEWV